From the Cherax quadricarinatus isolate ZL_2023a chromosome 34, ASM3850222v1, whole genome shotgun sequence genome, one window contains:
- the LOC138853594 gene encoding zinc finger protein 84-like: MKKHKEYKPYKCSECLRCFTHKGSLVTHMRVHTGDKPYQCSECLKCFTQKSSLVTHMRVHTGDKPYQCSECLRCFTHKGGLVTHMRVHTGDKPYQCSECLKCFTQKSSLVTHMRVHTGDKPYQCSECLKCFTQKNSLVRHMQVHTGDKPYQCSECLNCFTRKSGLVKHMRIHTGDKPFQCSECLKCFSVKGRLMIHMQLHTGYKPYQCSECLRCFSVKKYLVTHMRVHTGDKPYQCSECLKCFSQKDRVVTHMRVHTGDKPYQCSECPKCFNVEGNLVTHMRVHTGDKPYQCSECLKCFGVKGSLVAHMRVHTRDKLYQCSECLKCFTQKGSLVTHMRVHTGDKPYQCSECLKCFSVKCGLVKHIQVHTGDKPYHCSECLRCFSVKCGLLKHMQVHTGYKPYKCSECLKCFTQKGSLVTHMRVHTGDKPYQCSECLKCFSVKCGLVKHMQVHTGCKPYKCSECLKCFTQKGNLVTHMRVHTGDKPYQCSECLKCFSVKYGLVKHMRVHTGYKLYQCSKCLKCFSEKGHLVKHTRVHTEDKTC; encoded by the coding sequence ATGAAAAAACATAAAGAATATAAACCATATAAGTGTTCTGAGTGTCTGAGATGTTTTACTCATAAaggcagtcttgtgacacatatgcgagtacatacaggagataaaccatatcagtgttctgagtgtctgaaatgtttcactcaaaaaagcagtcttgtgacacatatgcgagtacatacaggagataaaccatatcagtgttctgagtgtctgaGATGTTTTACTCATAAAGGtggtcttgtgacacatatgcgagtacatacaggagataaaccatatcagtgttctgagtgtctgaaatgtttcacTCAGAAaagcagtcttgtgacacatatgcgagtacatacaggagataaaccatatcagtgttctgagtgtctgaaatgtttcacTCAAAAAAACAGTCTTGTGAGACATATgcaagtacatacaggagataaaccatatcaatgctcTGAGTGTCTGAACTGTTTTACTCGAAAAAGCGGTCTTGTGAAACATATGcgaatacatacaggagataaaccttttcagtgttctgagtgtctgaaatgttttagtgtaaaaGGCAGGCTTATGATACATATGCAATTGCATACAGGatataaaccatatcagtgttctgagtgtctgagatgttttagtgtaaaaaagtatcttgtgacacatatgcgagtacatacaggagataaaccatatcagtgcTCTGAATGTCTGAAGTGTTTTTCTCAAAAAGACAGGGTTGTGACACATATGCGAGTACATACAggggataaaccatatcaatgctcTGAGTGTCCGAAATGCTTTAATGTAGAAGGcaatcttgtgacacatatgcgagtacatacaggagataaaccatatcaatgctctgagtgtctgaaatgttttggTGTAAAAGGCAGTCTTGTGGCACATATGCGAGTACATACAAGAGATAAATTATATCAATGCTCTGAATGTCTGAAATGTTTCACTCAAAAaggcagtcttgtgacacatatgcgagtacatacaggagataaaccatatcaatgctcTGAGTGTCTCAAATGCTTTAGTGTGAAATGTGGTCTTGTGAAACACATacaagtacatacaggagataaaccatatcactGCTCTGAGTGTCTCAGATGTTTTAGTGTGAAATGTGGTCTTTTGAAACACATGCAAGTACATACAGGATATAAACCATATAagtgttctgagtgtctgaaatgtttcactcaaaaaggcagtcttgtgacacatatgcgagtacatacaggagataaaccatatcaatgctcTGAGTGTCTCAAATGCTTTAGTGTGAAATGTGGTCTTGTGAAACACATGCAAGTACATACAGGATGTAAACCATATAagtgttctgagtgtctgaaatgtttcacTCAAAAAGGcaatcttgtgacacatatgcgagtgcatacaggagataaaccatatcagtgcTCTGAGTGTCTCAAATGTTTTAGTGTGAAATATGGTCTTGTGAAACACATGCGAGTACATACAGGATATAAACTATATCAGTGTTCtaagtgtctgaaatgtttttcAGAAAAAGGCCATCTTGTGAAACATACGCGAGTACATACAGaagataaaacatgttaa